The following is a genomic window from Melopsittacus undulatus isolate bMelUnd1 chromosome 8, bMelUnd1.mat.Z, whole genome shotgun sequence.
TTTTGAAAACTCACCCTCTTGCTCTTGGGTTATTCTAGACTTGGCCACAACTACTATCAGCATCgccaaaccacacagccacCTGTGCAAACAGATGCTAGACTTTCAGATACTCAAAACCCCCAAGGTAATaatattaacaacaaaaaagcaagcaCTTCCTTTAAACTTGGGAAGTTTCACCACACACTTGGTTCAAAAACATAGTAAGACACTTGGAGAATTTATTTCTATACTGAATCAGATCCAGCACATCATACACATCACCTCacaaaaacacagtaaaagTCATCCTAAACATAATGAACTTGAATCGTGTTGCAGGACCTTTACAAAGGTTAATTTGCTATAAAATACAATTCACAGTAATGATAGACAACAATTTAAACCAGAAATCTAATAGAAAGAACACTGTTAAAGTGTAACAGAAAGCAATGTCATCCTCAAAGTGAATGAAGGTGGGATAAGGGAAGGCTTCACTGAACTTTGTCATGTGAGGCCAGAAGATTTCAGATGCCTCATGTCCCTTCCTTATTTGTAGACATAACATGAGCACATGAAGTCAGTGTGCCACTTCATTTTCTATCAACAGGGGAAAAACTATTTGTTCACaacttgctttataacagtgTTGCTTAATAAAAACATCCATGCACTAGAACTCAAAGAAAAAAGTGCTTCAGACATTCGAAGAAGTAGGGCATTCTCACATGAGTAACAGGGATTCTTTCAGACTGAATATGATGATATTTCAGATCTATTTTCTCCCTACCAGTTACTGGTACATAGAAGCTTATCTATATGTGTGTTTAGTTATATTGTAAGCAAAAAAGTTTTACCCAGAGGAATTttcactgggggggggggggggggggggtgtgttgAAGAATGGTggtggtaaaaagaaaaaaataaagggccAAAATTGCAGGAAAATGGTTTTTCAAGTGTGGTTCTGTGTGTAAACAGTTGGTCTGCAGGCCAGAGACCACCAATTATCAGAGACCTGGCCcaaatgagactgaaaaatttCACCCTGTAATTACATTTCTTGACttaattttaagtatttcagCCATTTGTGTGTTTGGAAGCATTGCAAATATTACAATTTTCTGATTAGAAGCACTAGATATGAAATacaaaagatttatttaaatatagtgaggtttaaaaacaaagagcaacTTTCACACAAAGCAAGTTATATCCTGCATTTGTCCATCTAAAGTAAGTTTAACAAAGCAAGTTACTTTGGCACATTCTGTGGGTAATTCCATACACAAAGGAACTTTATATTTAAGGAAATTTAAGTACAgaaggaacagcagaaaattTTGCAGAATACTTAATTAGATGGAATAGCTGCCAGCATTACATGTCCTCTTCTCAATCGGTATAAGGAATTCAAAGAGATGAAGTGGACTGTGCCCATagaagaaaacaagtatttttttgtCAGTATTCCTTCTGCATTCTGGTGTCACAACCTCAGACTTGCTGGCCATCACTCTGTAGAGAAAAGGGGAGCTAAGAGAATAGCAATTTAAAGACTTACCAAATGAATATACAGGAGGACTATCCAGACCAGACTGACATGAGTCctgaaagaactaaaaaatCCTCCCCACCATGCAAGTAAGCATAAAGTTTAGAAGCACTGCATGCTTCATTGCTTCTTCCGGTCTTGCTCTGATTATAAACTGACAAGAAGTACATTTTCTGTAGAATCCAGAGGGGTGGGAATACTGGTTTACAGCAGCACATGCCATCTGCTTGAGTTAGAACTGTTACCTGTGCCATCAGAACAGAAAATTTAGTGGAGCATCACTCAGGCTATTAAAGAGCATGGAAAGCATTGCAGTGGTGCAGCAGCAGacgaacaaacaaaacccaaccacacacacacaaaaaaaaaacaacccacaagaTAATTCTGCATCACGCAGCAAAAGCTACAAAATTGCCACCTTTTTATCTCCATGGCTCTTGTAAGGTAGTAGCTACTGGTGGAAATTCCTGTGGCAAAGGGCACCATATGATCAGAAACCATTTTCAAATGCACCAGAGAGCTATTAAGCCACCTGCAAATGATCCACAAACAACAGCACTTTACAAAACCTAATTAACACAAGGCCTAAAAGTTGTATTTGTGATCCACAAAACTCCTGAATTTCAAAAGTGAAGTGTTGAAAGACTTTTCAAAAGTTAACTTCTAGCAAATATTTACAGAAGGCACATTTggcaaaagcagtattttttaatctttattttagcttttacaGAGATTAATACAGTGCATCACAGCCTTGTATAAACACCCATCTCTTCTAGACAGATATCATTCAAATGGATCAAAATTTTATTCAGACCAAGTCCACTGCTTATGACAGAGTAAAATACTTCAACCTTAAGATCAACATTCCCTAACTTATTTGTGATCACTGTCTTAAATAAGCATATCCAGCTTAAGCCTCTGAAAATAGAACTTATTTCATGTAGAAAAATCACAGTACACACCTAAATAATCAGAGAAACTCCTTAACAATCATGTTACCTTCTTAATGAAGAAACAGTAATTAACAAACAGATCAACAATTAAAACCTCAGGTCCTGAATCTGTGTCTTGCAGGTGGGATTTAAGCCTTAAGATAAGGCTGAGGTTTGTTTATGCTTATCAGTTGACTTGTGTAAATGTATAAGGAAGTCTTCCAAGGCTATAACTATGGCAGTATGGGCACTTTCACTGGGGTGGAGCAAAGAGAACACTTGACAGACATCAAGATCAGcagtaaaaaaatcccaaccaatCGAAAAACCACAAGTACCTATTAATAATTCCTGCATGAACATCTTTAACTGTAGAGGTATGACTAGAATtgaaactggaaaggaaatacAGGTAATAGGTTGAATCACCATTAACACATGATAACCTGAGTTGTCCCATTTGGTAAAGTAGCCTCCAAAAAGCATGAAGTCTCTAGGTTTGGTTCTCTTTCAACTAAGaaagttttaaagcaaattttagTGCTCATGAACAGATGCCAACAAATCGCTTCTTTTGTCAAAGAGGGGCACTTGTTCTAGAGGCAAACGGCTCCCTGACAGTTTGCAAAAGGTGCTGTTACAAAAGCATCAGCACCAAGCATTAGACTATCTAGTTCTCCATAGATGTTCTCCTCCCTGTCTGAGCTGACCATAAGCAAGCACACCAGTTTGCAGCATAGTTGAAGTGAGATTGATTAACTGAAGAACATCATGAACCTGTTCTAcataaagcagaagagaaaacataGTTGCCATCAACTGCTTCTGCACTGAGTGGCCCTTAAAGATTAAATATAGTTTTTATAGACTTAAGTCGGAATCCCCTCAAGCAAATTCTTACTCAAACAATCTAGCAATAAACATTACTTTTGATTGGTTTCCAGTGACAGGATGCACAGAAACAACCAGAAGTCTCTAAGAAGCTTCAAAAAGGGCTTGTAGAGGTCCTAACCAACTTCAATCAATTATCAATGTTTAAACACTGCCTATAAACGTTTATAAGATCCAAGAAGAGTACTGCAGTTTGGACAGGTATGATCCACATCCTTTAGGGCATCAATGCAGAAGGGAATTAAGCAGCAGCCAGCTACACacctgcaaagcaaaacagaaacaaaaaaatcaatctcTTTTACCACTTGTTACATACATAGGAAGATAAAATTTATTTCCTGCAAAAGCCATCAGGAAAACTGGTGCCTTGAAGCTGTAAGAAGAGTACACTTGGTTATGGAATCCatcctgtcctggtttgagcagtagcagtcatttttctccttcttggtagctggtgcagtgctgtgttttgactttcaggctgggagtggttgctgatagcaagtatgttttgagttactgctcaaatgtttggtttgtccaaggccttttctgagcctcatgctctgccagggaaggagggaggccgggaggagggagagacaggacacctgacccaggccagccaaagaggtattccataccatagcacgtcatgcccaggatgtaaccgggtgttacccggaagggctggagctctgagggGGATGgtggaggtatcggttggtgctcaggcaggatggggtgagttatgggtcggtggctggtgaggtgttgtattctcttcacttgttaatGGCTTtgacattattatttgtagtagtaatggcagtagtgatttgtgttgtgccttagctattaaaccgttcctatctcaacccgtgggggctacattctttggattctccttcctaactctccgggagtcggagtgagtgaacaagctgtgtggacgtggttttaaaccacgacacatccCTAGTGTTCTTGAGctaccttaagatcatgtaggACTTCATGCAGATGTAGGCTATTCAGACCTTCAGGGTCAGGTACAAGACAGAAGGAGACTGCAACAAAGCTGAGAGCTTTGTCACTCCTTAGAGTTATAAAAGGACatgtaagaagagaaaaatgaagtgcAAATTGGAATCAACCTACCCCAACAGGAAGAGGCCACCACATGACAGCCAAGTCAAAGCTCCTGAGTCATACGAGAGACGTGTCACTATCATCTGGTTGCAGGAAGGGCAGCACATCTGAACTGGGCGGTCACAAAATGCTACTGGTTGCTGCACATACACTGTCTGAACTGTAACTGAGCAGAAAAATACGCTATACCCAACGggtaaataaggaaaaaaagttaatcaACTTCCTCTGAACTAGAACCAGCTGTTAACTCAAGTATTTTGAGGCTTAGAGTAATGAAATGCACAGTCACAAGGAGAAATCACCATGGTATTTACTAACACAGAAACACACTGTCCTAAGAATAAAGCTGCATTAAAGAAACTGCAGAGTGCCAAATGATGTTATTGATACTAGGGCACACTGAAGGATTCACAAGAACTTATTCccttcaaaaatatttctggaagGTGGAGAACAACTCTGAACCATAATCTTTCATGTTCTGCACAACACTCATTACACAGCCACTCAGCATCTCCTTAACATGAAGGACAGTACAGTTTAAGGCTTACTGGGGTTATGCATTGGTGAAGGCTGTCCCGTGTATGGGGAAGGGTTCATTCTTTTCCCATCTGGTTTCTGGCCATGTTCTGGGGTAGGATAGGGCTGAGGATAGTTCACATTGAGTCCCGTTGTTTCCTCATAAGAAGGTGGTGCAGATGGGACAGGGATGCCACTTGGCGCAGACATTGTATCTAAAACATAAGTTATAACAGAAGATGTTATTTATTGAGGGCAAATGACAAGTAATTAGGCTGTATTCAGGCAGAAAGCGAGGAGATAGCTAGAATAAAATGTACCTTCACTAGCATAAAATGTATTGACTGTTAATTCTGACAGtgttaaatgttaattttgatATCATTGtcacttccttcccttttccttttcacagagTAGTTTTTATACTCTCCCCACCACTACTTCTTCcttcataaattaaaaatgctaCAGCAAGGACATGGGGAATCTTCAGTGGTATACTAAGCTATCTAGCAGTTTCTCCTAATTCTCCAAGAACAGTATTTCAGATCCCTCTTGTtctactggaaaaaataaaaataaaataatcaagcAGTATGATAGGCCACATGGTAGCTAACTAATGTGAGCCTGGTTTGTGGTGAAGTTCAGATATTTAGAGAATATTTATCTCTCATGTAATTtgaagtaataataatagtaataataataataataaagttatactgaagaaaaaagaaaccccataGCACTAGTGTGAATGAGTAAGAGAAATTGCAAATAtgagggggaagaaggaaaacaaagcacattaagaaataaaaatacccaCAACAATATAACATTACTTTCAAAGCAACAAACTTTGTAAACAGCAGCTTACTGGATACATGCAATGTCTTGTAGTACGAGACATCAGGCATTCTAAACAATCATTCTCCCCACTGTTTCTATCACATCTTGGGACACCACTGCACTGTAGGGTTATAACAGGACCTAAACATACACAGCATAGCTTTCTAAGTTGGTCGTCACACACTTCAGTTATCTGCAAGGTTCACAGCCCAACTTCCTTTTCTGCCTCACAAGATAATGATGCCTCCTCCCAGAGAGGAACCAAAGACGAATGAGGTTGAGTGCAGGCACAAGCCAATTCAAAGCTGGACATTAAAGATCAAAGTTCAGACCCAGTTAAACTCTCAAGGCCAATCAGTGAACAATCCTTCCCTCACAAGCTACGCTGCTGATTTTTACAATCCAGGAAGTATGCTGTAACTTGGCTGCCCAGTATGCAGAGTCACTATAGAGAAGGATATGGAACAGAGTAGTGAAGAATCAAGAGAATAACATTGCGCATGAAGATCTTGCTGCTCTTCTGGCCCAGAAGATAAGGGGGGAAGGGGATAAAATCTCAGCATAAAACCTGGTTAATCCTTAAGATTTTTAAATGGCCTCTGGGGACTTTAGTTCCTGAGTAACTAGAAGATCACAGTTTCTTTCACACTGAAATCAATACACACTCACAGAAAACAATGGAGGAACAATAGCTAGTGGAGAAACGACTTATGTTATTCAATGATCTAGTACCCAACAGTTTCCCCACAGAGTGGCCTGAATAATCCTTTAAAGCTAGAATGATCATTTTAACAGAGACATTattatttcaaagcagaaaatactCTTGTGAAACTATGCACCTACAACCACCTTCTCCCAGACTACCCCGTTCCATTCTGTTTACATGTGAGGATCATGTCCAGAATTCAGTTGCTGTTTTCAGTATATTGTAATGCTTAAAAGCACCAGTCTACCAACCAATTGATTCAATAAGATTCACCACAGAAATAAACATAGCTATTTTACCACATACCTGTAACTTTTTCACTGAGTACTCTAAAAAACAATCTCTCATCACCCTTTTAAGATATTTGTGTAACAGCCACCCTGAGGTCAAAGCATCCTAGACTTCTAAATTAACACATTCTTTTGCAGTCTTAAAATCTGGCTCTTTGTAGTGTTTAAAATGTACTTCTTTTCACTTATCACCCAATACATACATCACATTCTTCATTCAGAAGAACCGATTTCTTTGGCAGCTAGACTTCTAAGAAGGATCCCTCACCTGAATATAAGCTGACAGTGTCATAAAAGTGGCAAGCACCATGCAGGGGTACATAAGCAAAACCAGTATCCACAGGGAGCTGAAAATGTTCTGCTGCTCTGAGAAAACCCCCATGGGAGCACAGTATTTAAGAGACAAAAGGTGAACAGATTCCAAAGAAAAGCACCAAAAACAATCACAAAGGCTAGAAAAggaattctgaaaaaaaaaaaaccaaaccaaaagaaactgGGTTTCTTTAATTACAAAAAGCCAGAGAGAATAATTAAGATAGACAGGTagcaataaaaaacaaactccTGAGAGTAAACTTTAAGAAAAACTGCAAGAGAAACTTTAATAAGCTTTTCTCAATGTCTATTAATAAGACTGTTTAAGCACTAAATGAATAGGCAAGAGAATTATGAAGCTTTCCCTCCTGAAAGTTTTAAGAACAGATACAGATGACAAATTACAGATCGTTCAGCATTAAATGCATTAGAGACTCAGTTCATATCTCTTCCAGCTGTATTTTCCATTGTTTCAAcacttgcttttgaaaatatatgcaatgccttttaattttaaaacatctaCTTTTACATATGCTGTTTCAGAAGTGAGATGCTACATATTCAGAAGAGGCAAGGCCAAACCCTGAACAACTGCTTGCAAAACAGACCCCTACCCCTCGAGCACATTGCAAGACAGGGTCTAGAACTGAAAACCAGCTTCCTCTActtacaaaacaaacacacaccccCAAAAGCCAACTAACCAGCCAACAAACCCCACAACTACACACAAACACAACCAACAACCCcaacaaccaacaaaccccacaaccaCAAACAACCCATCCAATGCAACTATAAAAAGTTTCTCAGTATCCAATGTATTCAAATTTCAGATAAGATACAGCAGTAAATTGATCTGGCAATAAGCATTAGCTCAAGGATTAGATAGTAGTGAGAACAAAGGTGAGAGGGACATTCTAGAAACCATTCTACTTTTTATTAGGTAAGACAGCCTGGCTTAGTAAGTAAACTGCATGTTGTACCTCCCCATGCAATTTCTCAAGGCACTAATAGACTTTCTATGGTTTCCATTTGTACTTTGCTCCTTGCAAGTAAGTACAGAGCAACTTATAAAAATATCACCGATAGAGACATATCTCGGAAGATCACCTAACAAGTGAAAGCTGtttaaaaggagaacaaaagatTAATATTACAAACCAGTCCCAGATCATATAAGAAGTGATACAAGATCTTAAGCATCCATAGGGAAGTCTTGAACTTTTAACACCTTAAGAAACTGTACCCACCTACTTACAAACCAGCAATTTATGAACTGAGAGATAGATGGGCATAAAAACAAGCTGACAGCAGAAGGAGAAACTGATCCCACAAGTTTTGTATTCTTAAAGCAAACTCTCAAAAGCTGCTTACAAGTAATCCAAAGGGAAGACTGTTTAGTGACAGGTACCTGACTGCAAGACAAGACAAAGGATAAGACAGGTGAGAGAGAAGTCAAATACACTAAAAAGTTACCTGGATGTAGCATGTATTAAAACCATTAGGTACCATTAAAACCATTGCAAAGATTGTAAGACCAACAAGCACACTAGTTGCAAGACCAGGGCTTTAACACTGATATACAAGAAGTTTCCACTTAGATCTGGAGGCTTCAGATCTAAACATTATTAAGCAGATAACTGAGCAGTTCTAGATTCTATTCCCAGATTCTCACTACTCTCTTGCTTCGGATCTTTGGAAATGCATGTGGTAAGACAAAGACCAATAGCTTCAGCTACCCCTCCCACATCATTCTGCTCTTCAGAAGAAACCCTCTTGTATTCCTAGTGCACAATGGTAAGGTGGACAGTGACTCATGGTGCCCATGCCCAGCTGCACCCCATCTCTGGGCAGAAGAGTCACTAGACTCAATTCATAAACCAGCAAAAGCACCAGCTCCCTCCTCCAGATTTTTATTGCTTGTTCATTTGCTCAAGAGGAAGAATCACAAGCACTTAAAGCTGCAAGCACTTCTCAGCTAAATAATTTCcttcatcagcacacactggAAAACATTGCCACAGGACAAAGCACCCTTCCAGTTCATTCCTTTCTGGAGAGGTCTATTGCTCtacacacagaggaaaattgGCCTGGAGAGAAAAGGCTGGTAAAAGCCATAGCATTCACAGACCACTCTATTCAAATGAAACCAGATTAGTTACTTATGCTAGCTGGAGACACCAGGAAGATAAGCAACAAATTCTACAGACAGAACAATGCATGGATACCCTTCTCTCCAGTGGGGagtgcagcacagctctgtgccacTTCTACAGCTGCACTAAAGCCACATGAATTTTGGGGCATGGAAGCCTTCTAAAACCATTGAACAGTCATTAAAACTCTGTGTGCGCAGCAGTTTTTGCAGGGTTTTGCATTTTCCAAGACTGTATTTCAGTGAATTTAAACACTGCTCCCACTTTAATTCCTAAATTCTAACTCTATACAGTAATCTGAAACCAGAAGTAGGGTCTGCATTTGCTCCTCACCCAGAACTGGCAGTTTTAACATGGCAAAAGAAGTTGCAGCCTGTacctgaaaacaaatatatatatatatatatatatatctgtaaaAAAGGCACAGCACCTGACTAAACTGTGCTTCTATCTTGCTATTGGAAAAATTTAATTCGGTGAATCAGAATTTCTAACATAACTTATCTGAAGAACTTACCAACCAAGCTTTCATTATAAAGGCAAAATTCTTGTCGCCTTCTATCATCATGGGCTTCAGGGTTTACATCTGACTACAGTCATCTGAGATAAAACTGACTTGAAACTAGCAgcatgctcagcagcagctacaaACTCAGAAGAACTCAGCAGGGTTTAATCTCAGACAAGATGACTACCCAATAATGTTTgtgtaattaattaaaatatagaCTATAACCTACatagttttttttaatagctgcatAGCATTCCTCAGGACACCCTCCCACATGGGTTTGCAAAAAGCTGGGCAGTTTCTTCAGAATGCTAACTGAAATATCAAACTGAAAAACCTACTATAAATGAGCAAGACTCTTACACTGACCTTCATCAAGATACGTACAGGCATTACAgggaaattattattattattatgttgttattattttgttaCTATATTATGTTATTATAGTCCAGAAGCTACTCAGGTCTTACTTAACATGCTCAATACAACAGGCTGCCCTATAGGGCAGGCAACCTATACCTGCTACATCTGCCAGGTAAGACACATTCACATGTTAACTTAATGCTACCATCAGCTCTAGGAAGGGAAATGTATTCAAGATTCCCTTCCTCCCAAGGGGCAATTTTACTGTCAGAAGACTAGGGTACCATGATCTGTGTCATGCTCCCAAGTACAGAGACAGAGAAAGCTACAGGGCTGCAGTCATCTCCCCCCTTCTTCCTCACACTCCACTCCTGATGCAGACCAGTTAGGGGCAGAGGCTGGCTCACATGCCTTTCAGGCATCTTCACATTGTGATAACCTCAACTTGTTCACTCCACACCCAAAATCCAACACGTTTATTACTGTTTTCTCACCATAGGATGCATCCCCCATCTTACAAAAAATGGTATTGCCCAGGTGGGCATGTTAATGTTATGC
Proteins encoded in this region:
- the LITAF gene encoding lipopolysaccharide-induced tumor necrosis factor-alpha factor; the encoded protein is MSAPSGIPVPSAPPSYEETTGLNVNYPQPYPTPEHGQKPDGKRMNPSPYTGQPSPMHNPITVQTVYVQQPVAFCDRPVQMCCPSCNQMIVTRLSYDSGALTWLSCGGLFLLGCVAGCCLIPFCIDALKDVDHTCPNCSTLLGSYKRL